From Armatimonadota bacterium, a single genomic window includes:
- the recA gene encoding recombinase RecA, with translation MSEKAKALESALAQIERQFGKGALMRLGDAAQMQIESIPTGSLALDIALGVGGIPKGRVIEIFGAESSGKTTLALHIVAEAQKSGGNAVFIDAEHALDPEYAKALGVDIDRLYVAQPSTGEEALEIMDALIRSGAFDAVALDSVAALMPKQEMEGDIGDVAVGAQARLMSQALRKIGGSSAKANTSAIFINQIREKIGVMFGNPETTPGGRALKFWASVRLEVRRVENIKAGTDVIGARARVKVVKNKVAPPFRQAEFDIIFGKGISRSGDLLDCGLNAGVLQKTGAWINFETVRLGQGRENARQYLDDNPEVAAEIERLILSVSSGELSKPPTMAAVDAEAGSPVGAVE, from the coding sequence ATGTCGGAAAAGGCAAAGGCATTGGAATCGGCTTTGGCGCAGATCGAGCGTCAGTTTGGAAAGGGGGCTTTGATGCGGCTTGGGGATGCCGCTCAGATGCAGATTGAATCGATCCCCACCGGCAGCCTTGCGCTAGATATCGCGCTGGGGGTAGGCGGCATACCGAAGGGTCGCGTGATCGAGATATTCGGCGCAGAATCTTCGGGCAAGACGACCTTGGCGCTGCATATTGTGGCCGAGGCGCAGAAGAGCGGGGGCAATGCCGTCTTCATCGATGCCGAACATGCCTTGGATCCCGAGTACGCCAAGGCGCTGGGGGTCGATATCGACCGTCTCTACGTCGCGCAACCGTCGACCGGCGAAGAAGCGCTCGAAATCATGGACGCCTTAATCCGAAGCGGCGCGTTCGACGCTGTGGCGCTCGACTCGGTGGCCGCGCTGATGCCCAAACAGGAGATGGAGGGCGACATAGGCGATGTTGCCGTAGGCGCGCAGGCCCGACTCATGTCGCAGGCGCTTCGGAAGATCGGCGGATCGTCCGCCAAGGCCAACACTTCAGCCATTTTCATCAATCAGATACGCGAAAAGATCGGCGTTATGTTCGGCAATCCGGAGACGACGCCCGGCGGTCGAGCGCTCAAGTTTTGGGCTTCCGTACGATTAGAAGTGCGCCGTGTGGAGAACATCAAGGCCGGCACGGACGTGATCGGGGCGCGCGCGAGGGTGAAGGTAGTCAAGAATAAGGTTGCGCCGCCTTTCCGCCAGGCCGAGTTCGACATCATCTTCGGCAAAGGCATCTCTCGATCGGGCGATCTGCTGGATTGCGGCCTAAATGCGGGAGTCCTGCAAAAAACGGGCGCCTGGATCAACTTCGAGACGGTGCGCTTGGGTCAGGGCCGGGAAAACGCGCGGCAATATCTGGACGACAATCCAGAGGTAGCCGCCGAAATCGAAAGACTGATCCTTTCCGTTTCATCGGGCGAACTGAGCAAACCGCCGACCATGGCCGCCGTCGATGCCGAAGCAGGAAGTCCTGTAGGCGCCGTCGAATAA
- a CDS encoding regulatory protein RecX — protein sequence MTIDQTMEAKRAAVSLLSIRDYSTEELKQRLNEAGFDEESAAVAIAYTQEKGWQSDEKIAEMLIDRLTQIRPSGDAKIIDEFQSRGLKPPPTERLPSELDRACLALAQKYGDARFDAKALQRWRLFLSGRGFLPDVIDEAIHRWRPGLLDAVDA from the coding sequence ATGACGATCGACCAAACGATGGAAGCCAAGCGAGCTGCGGTCAGCTTGCTGAGCATAAGAGACTATTCGACCGAAGAGCTAAAGCAAAGGCTGAACGAAGCGGGGTTTGACGAGGAGTCTGCCGCCGTTGCGATCGCTTATACGCAAGAAAAGGGCTGGCAAAGCGACGAGAAGATCGCCGAGATGCTGATCGACCGTTTGACGCAGATTCGACCCAGCGGCGATGCCAAGATCATTGACGAGTTTCAGTCGCGCGGACTGAAGCCGCCGCCGACCGAACGGTTGCCCAGCGAGTTGGATCGCGCCTGCTTGGCGCTTGCTCAAAAGTACGGCGATGCCCGTTTTGACGCCAAAGCGCTGCAGCGCTGGCGGCTCTTCCTTTCCGGGCGTGGATTTCTGCCTGACGTGATCGACGAAGCCATCCATCGTTGGCGCCCCGGTCTCCTTGACGCAGTCGACGCCTGA
- the rny gene encoding ribonuclease Y, with amino-acid sequence MSSLETALLSLQVLTIVVLIVVWITGRQGRERALTAIQEAERLRAELSAERDRYEREKETLKREALLEAKEKAHKQLEDSEREAAEKRSEILRLEQKILHQEEQLDKKLESLEVREQTAKSLEDDLSKKLAEVERQQARHLAELERVSGLTVEQARQEFLKRIEDDACHEASRLARQIEDAAREKAESKSREIILDTIQRCTVEHVSQNTVSVVHLPNDDMKGRIIGREGRNVRHFEQTAGVDVIIDDTPEAVVISCFDPIRREMARIALTNLVVDGRIHPTRIEEEHERAKSEVERRILTAGEDAAFKLGLTGLHPEVVRVMGRLKYRTSYAQNVLDHSVEVATLATTLAGELGANTALVKRSAFLHDIGKALDQEAEGPHAIIGADFIRRHGENEAVCNAVAAHHYEVEPRSLEAHIVIAADSISAARPGARRESLESYIKRLEKLEHIADSFNGVDKAYAIQAGREIRVLVRPDRISDDEAHSLCKEIAKKIEEELEYPGQIRVTVIRELRAHEVAK; translated from the coding sequence ATGAGTTCGTTAGAAACCGCGTTACTATCGTTGCAAGTTCTGACCATCGTCGTCCTTATCGTTGTTTGGATCACAGGGCGACAAGGGCGCGAACGCGCGCTCACCGCCATACAGGAGGCAGAGAGGCTTCGAGCCGAACTGAGCGCCGAAAGAGACCGCTACGAGCGCGAGAAGGAAACGCTCAAGCGGGAAGCCCTGCTGGAAGCAAAAGAGAAAGCGCATAAGCAGTTGGAAGATTCAGAACGGGAAGCCGCCGAAAAACGATCGGAAATCCTTCGGTTAGAGCAAAAGATCCTTCATCAAGAAGAACAACTGGACAAGAAGCTCGAATCCCTTGAAGTCCGTGAGCAAACGGCTAAATCGCTCGAAGACGATCTCTCCAAGAAGCTGGCCGAAGTCGAGCGGCAACAGGCCCGGCATCTGGCCGAATTAGAAAGGGTCAGCGGCCTAACGGTCGAGCAGGCTCGACAGGAGTTCCTCAAACGTATCGAGGACGACGCCTGCCACGAAGCCAGCAGACTCGCTCGTCAGATCGAAGATGCCGCCCGCGAGAAGGCCGAATCGAAGTCCCGAGAAATAATCCTCGACACGATCCAACGATGCACGGTCGAGCACGTCTCTCAGAATACGGTTTCGGTCGTCCATCTGCCCAACGACGATATGAAGGGCCGTATCATCGGACGCGAGGGTCGAAACGTGCGCCACTTTGAGCAAACGGCCGGAGTGGACGTGATTATCGACGATACTCCTGAAGCCGTGGTCATCTCCTGTTTCGATCCCATCAGAAGGGAAATGGCGCGGATCGCCTTGACGAACTTGGTGGTGGACGGACGCATCCATCCTACCCGCATAGAAGAAGAGCACGAGCGCGCCAAGTCGGAGGTCGAGCGCAGAATCTTAACTGCCGGAGAGGACGCCGCGTTTAAGTTAGGGCTCACGGGACTGCATCCCGAGGTCGTTCGCGTAATGGGCCGGCTCAAATACCGCACTAGCTACGCGCAGAACGTGCTCGATCACTCGGTCGAGGTCGCGACGCTGGCCACGACGCTCGCGGGCGAATTGGGCGCGAACACGGCCTTGGTCAAGCGATCGGCCTTTTTGCACGACATCGGCAAAGCGCTGGATCAAGAAGCCGAAGGGCCGCATGCCATTATCGGCGCCGATTTTATTCGCAGGCATGGCGAAAACGAAGCTGTGTGCAACGCGGTAGCAGCCCACCATTACGAGGTCGAGCCGAGAAGCTTAGAGGCGCACATTGTGATCGCGGCCGACTCCATCTCGGCAGCGCGACCGGGCGCTCGGAGGGAGTCGCTCGAAAGCTACATCAAGCGTCTGGAGAAGCTGGAACACATCGCCGATTCCTTTAACGGGGTCGATAAGGCCTATGCGATTCAGGCCGGGCGAGAGATACGCGTGTTGGTGCGACCAGACCGAATCAGCGACGACGAGGCGCACAGCCTTTGCAAGGAGATCGCCAAAAAGATCGAGGAAGAATTAGAGTATCCCGGCCAGATTCGGGTTACCGTGATCCGCGAACTTCGCGCCCACGAGGTGGCTAAGTAG
- a CDS encoding TIGR00282 family metallophosphoesterase, translated as MRLLFFGDIVGKPGRRGVAELLPVWRQRYAPDAIIANGENAAHGLGITPKIADELFELGVEALTLGNHTWHHKEIIPYIDQEPRLVRPANYAPGCPGAGYRILSVLDKKLAVVSLIGRVFMDSADCPFRAFDRLENEIEANVLFVDFHGEATSEKMAFALYADGRASAVIGTHTHVQTADEQILPGGTAFLTDVGMCGPWRSVIGMEGAVIVNRFLTGMPAKFEVPDSNPVVSAVLIDFDRTNGKALAIQRLQHRPDPAVP; from the coding sequence ATGCGCCTCCTCTTCTTTGGCGACATCGTGGGAAAGCCGGGGCGAAGAGGCGTTGCCGAACTCCTGCCGGTTTGGCGGCAGCGATACGCTCCCGATGCCATCATAGCAAACGGGGAGAATGCGGCGCACGGGCTGGGCATCACGCCGAAGATCGCCGACGAGCTCTTCGAACTCGGGGTCGAGGCTCTCACTCTGGGCAATCACACCTGGCATCACAAGGAGATCATCCCCTATATCGATCAGGAGCCGCGACTTGTCCGCCCGGCCAACTATGCGCCAGGCTGTCCCGGAGCAGGGTATCGAATCTTGAGCGTTCTAGACAAGAAGCTGGCTGTGGTCTCGCTCATTGGGCGAGTCTTTATGGATTCTGCCGATTGTCCCTTTCGCGCGTTCGATCGGCTGGAAAACGAGATCGAAGCCAATGTCCTGTTCGTCGATTTTCATGGCGAGGCGACCAGCGAGAAGATGGCTTTCGCGCTCTATGCGGATGGCCGGGCGAGCGCTGTGATCGGCACGCACACTCATGTGCAGACCGCGGACGAGCAGATTCTTCCGGGCGGCACGGCCTTTTTGACCGACGTTGGCATGTGCGGACCTTGGCGCAGCGTGATCGGGATGGAGGGCGCGGTGATCGTCAATCGATTCTTGACTGGAATGCCCGCCAAGTTCGAGGTGCCGGACAGCAACCCTGTGGTCAGCGCCGTTCTGATCGATTTTGACCGAACGAACGGCAAGGCGCTCGCTATCCAGCGCCTTCAGCATCGTCCGGATCCGGCTGTGCCTTAG
- a CDS encoding cation:proton antiporter, whose amino-acid sequence MAADSGILLGLFTCYIAAQVGAEVAQRAKLPAVVGEITAGAIIGPSVLGWLAINAPMEALAEIGAVILLFSVGLETRAGDLKKVGRSAMTVGVLGIVVPFVMGALWAHWSGYPTAKSMFIAAAFVATSAGITARVLHDLGVLGRIESRVILGAAVIDDILAMLLLGIVTSLQEDKGVDLFRLSIVVVQALGFIALIVFIGLRVVGRRSQLLDAPINPLSPLTLSLAACLGLGAAAANIGLAAIIGAFLAGMMMAESKQRHALEKQIQPIMAFIVPFFFVVTGAKVAVSQFGEMSVVVSLLVVTLLAIAGKLIGCGLGALSLGRRGAAIVGVGMVPRGEVGIIVASLGLSHGIFSDEVYAIIIGMSLLTSVLVAPVLKYLFGLQAPPGEEAVAQPELTDEEESLLGRVDEAGFDIPRPQPKAQPDPDDAEGAG is encoded by the coding sequence ATGGCTGCAGATTCTGGCATCCTCCTCGGATTATTCACCTGTTACATCGCGGCTCAGGTTGGCGCAGAGGTCGCCCAACGCGCTAAGCTGCCGGCCGTTGTCGGCGAGATTACAGCGGGGGCGATTATCGGTCCCTCTGTGCTCGGCTGGCTGGCGATCAATGCCCCTATGGAGGCGCTCGCCGAGATAGGGGCGGTGATCCTCTTATTCTCTGTAGGCTTGGAAACCCGGGCCGGCGACCTGAAAAAGGTCGGCCGGTCGGCCATGACGGTCGGAGTTTTAGGCATTGTGGTTCCGTTCGTCATGGGCGCCTTGTGGGCGCATTGGTCGGGCTATCCCACCGCAAAGTCGATGTTCATTGCCGCCGCATTTGTGGCCACCTCGGCGGGCATCACAGCCAGAGTGCTGCACGACTTGGGCGTCTTGGGACGGATCGAGAGCCGAGTGATATTAGGCGCGGCGGTCATCGACGACATCCTGGCCATGCTGTTGCTGGGCATTGTAACCTCTCTCCAAGAGGACAAGGGCGTCGATTTGTTCCGGCTCAGCATCGTGGTCGTCCAAGCCTTAGGATTTATCGCGCTGATCGTTTTTATCGGGTTGCGAGTGGTAGGGCGACGATCTCAACTGTTGGACGCTCCGATCAATCCCTTGTCGCCCTTGACGCTGTCTCTGGCAGCCTGTCTGGGGTTGGGCGCGGCGGCGGCCAACATCGGTTTGGCGGCCATTATCGGCGCATTTCTTGCTGGCATGATGATGGCCGAGTCAAAGCAGCGGCATGCGCTTGAGAAGCAGATTCAACCGATCATGGCCTTCATCGTGCCCTTCTTCTTTGTAGTAACGGGCGCCAAAGTTGCCGTATCTCAATTTGGCGAGATGAGCGTCGTGGTCTCATTGCTCGTTGTAACGCTTTTGGCCATTGCGGGCAAGCTGATAGGATGCGGATTGGGCGCCCTCTCTTTGGGCAGGCGGGGCGCCGCCATCGTGGGCGTCGGTATGGTGCCTCGCGGCGAGGTGGGCATCATCGTGGCCAGCCTGGGTCTGTCGCACGGGATATTTAGCGACGAAGTCTATGCGATCATCATTGGGATGAGCCTGCTGACATCGGTCTTGGTCGCTCCCGTGCTAAAGTACCTGTTTGGATTGCAGGCGCCGCCGGGCGAGGAGGCTGTTGCGCAACCTGAACTGACTGACGAGGAGGAGTCTTTGCTCGGCAGAGTAGACGAAGCGGGATTCGACATCCCTAGGCCGCAGCCTAAGGCACAGCCGGATCCGGACGATGCTGAAGGCGCTGGATAG
- a CDS encoding CHASE2 domain-containing protein: MRLPKPRGLLRIENRTSRAVFWIATGALVFLVVLAALSGIRPAAWAAFGLWLFANVLLSSIGIVWGALHPRCLILVAPTAWRWSFWTALANCLWAPGMLDRALAESYQTSMSAGLSALVSLFAFVFLLPLGIFLTYTAASVGAMVVGNHPDQRQEAVRAAHAAWSWAWLGILTLLALAYMPVAAAYNAIAAAMIIGSPVLAVATNAMLRAKGLTAGDVLRGWSRKLSQKLTVQRRSGRRLDLRGAALGLIAGMASLLIASAYALNPLQAWALLWAVQFRNAPLISERPNNTLYASIDPKAVESQDQIVLVEWDDESRRRAVSDSSISKLMAEAVDKLKAAKRVILFAPLVDPNAQTSEPVVVPGPESIKRAERDMPLVADAMKRAKNVLLGLPGKDLPATGSRYVGPLDSGYLIFAASAIGTSDLTAFKSGRLPAIEVNPPVGARSIALVAADRSSVDGREISRGRALIDFASPRPGSGFRRISLSTVLSGHDLALHAREAGSFSLALGDESSMEAKPGMATWVKPEEFFKEKIVFLTPIYTHLRETPIGMMSDAETLAHATSTALADRFISTPAGWQTIAIVLLAGMIVGVLCQNRDPLLASWRSLAVVFLAATLTIFMFLFQRTWIDPVAPAVAALISYFAVTQFTFGLRRSDLERNRGLLQRFVAPQVIDELLDDPESNLGLGGTRRQICVLFADIRNFTPFAEQVSPEEVVRITNLYMTALTDALHQHGGLLDKYTGDGLMALFRVENDPKVTVQSAVAAALAMHKAALVCAERMRAEKLEPLEIGIGLHYGEAVVGLIGNPNQFNYTALGHTVVVSHRLQTLARGGDTVLSEETYLLINDQFSAEADEPVQIKGLSQSVRPYRISQKPALLP; this comes from the coding sequence ATGCGGCTTCCAAAACCTCGCGGACTCCTCCGAATCGAGAACCGAACATCAAGAGCCGTCTTCTGGATTGCGACCGGCGCTCTGGTGTTCTTGGTCGTTCTCGCGGCACTCTCAGGAATTCGGCCAGCCGCATGGGCGGCCTTTGGACTTTGGCTCTTCGCGAACGTTCTGCTCTCGTCTATCGGCATCGTCTGGGGCGCGTTGCATCCCAGGTGCCTTATCTTGGTGGCGCCGACCGCATGGCGTTGGAGCTTCTGGACGGCGCTGGCCAACTGTCTGTGGGCGCCCGGAATGTTGGATCGAGCGCTAGCGGAGTCGTATCAAACGTCCATGTCTGCCGGGCTGAGCGCGCTCGTTTCCCTTTTTGCCTTTGTGTTTCTCCTGCCGCTTGGCATCTTTCTGACCTACACCGCCGCCAGTGTTGGCGCAATGGTCGTTGGAAACCACCCCGATCAACGGCAAGAGGCGGTACGGGCGGCCCATGCCGCATGGTCATGGGCATGGCTGGGGATTCTGACATTGTTAGCGCTGGCCTATATGCCGGTAGCAGCGGCCTACAATGCGATCGCGGCCGCAATGATCATCGGCTCTCCGGTTTTGGCCGTCGCTACGAACGCAATGTTGCGGGCCAAAGGCCTGACCGCCGGAGACGTGCTCAGAGGTTGGAGCCGAAAGCTAAGCCAGAAACTGACCGTCCAAAGGCGTTCCGGACGACGGTTGGACCTCCGCGGCGCCGCCCTGGGGCTCATCGCCGGCATGGCCTCCTTACTGATCGCCAGCGCCTATGCGCTCAACCCGCTGCAAGCTTGGGCATTGCTCTGGGCCGTGCAGTTCAGAAACGCCCCGCTCATTTCAGAGCGACCGAACAACACGCTCTATGCCTCGATCGACCCAAAGGCGGTCGAGTCGCAAGATCAGATCGTGTTAGTGGAATGGGACGACGAAAGCAGACGGCGCGCCGTGTCCGACAGTTCGATATCGAAACTAATGGCCGAAGCGGTCGATAAACTTAAGGCCGCCAAGAGGGTGATTCTGTTTGCGCCGTTGGTCGATCCCAACGCTCAGACCAGCGAGCCGGTAGTCGTGCCGGGTCCCGAATCGATCAAGCGCGCCGAAAGGGACATGCCGCTGGTAGCCGATGCGATGAAGCGCGCCAAGAACGTGCTCTTGGGTCTGCCTGGAAAAGACCTGCCGGCGACAGGGAGCCGCTACGTCGGCCCCTTGGATTCGGGATATTTAATCTTTGCGGCCTCGGCCATCGGCACGTCCGACTTGACCGCCTTCAAGTCGGGACGGCTTCCCGCTATCGAGGTCAATCCGCCCGTCGGGGCACGCTCGATAGCGCTGGTCGCCGCGGATCGTTCGTCCGTCGACGGACGAGAGATCTCTCGGGGACGCGCATTGATCGACTTTGCCAGCCCAAGGCCCGGCTCGGGGTTTCGGCGCATATCGCTTTCCACTGTGCTTTCGGGACACGATCTGGCGCTTCATGCTCGGGAGGCGGGCAGTTTCTCGCTCGCGTTGGGAGACGAATCGTCGATGGAAGCCAAACCGGGCATGGCGACCTGGGTAAAGCCCGAGGAGTTCTTTAAGGAGAAGATCGTCTTCCTAACTCCTATCTACACTCACTTGAGAGAGACGCCGATCGGCATGATGAGCGATGCCGAAACGCTGGCCCATGCGACCTCGACCGCTTTGGCCGACCGGTTCATCAGCACGCCCGCAGGCTGGCAAACGATCGCCATCGTGCTCCTTGCAGGAATGATCGTCGGGGTGCTGTGCCAGAATCGCGACCCGTTGCTGGCCAGCTGGCGATCCTTGGCCGTGGTCTTCTTGGCGGCCACGCTCACTATCTTCATGTTCCTCTTCCAGCGAACATGGATCGACCCCGTCGCACCCGCCGTGGCTGCTCTTATCAGTTACTTTGCCGTTACGCAGTTCACGTTCGGCCTCAGGCGATCGGACTTGGAGCGCAATCGCGGATTGTTGCAGCGATTCGTCGCGCCGCAGGTTATCGACGAGCTTTTGGACGACCCCGAGAGCAACTTGGGACTGGGCGGCACGCGAAGGCAAATTTGTGTGCTCTTTGCCGACATTCGCAACTTTACGCCCTTTGCCGAGCAGGTTTCGCCAGAAGAGGTCGTTCGGATCACCAACCTGTACATGACCGCGCTGACCGACGCGCTGCACCAGCACGGCGGCCTGTTAGACAAGTACACGGGCGATGGTTTGATGGCGCTGTTCCGAGTCGAGAACGACCCCAAAGTAACGGTGCAAAGCGCCGTGGCCGCAGCCTTGGCCATGCATAAGGCTGCTCTCGTATGCGCCGAACGGATGCGCGCAGAAAAACTGGAACCGTTGGAAATCGGCATCGGCCTGCATTATGGCGAGGCGGTCGTCGGGCTGATCGGCAACCCTAATCAGTTCAACTACACGGCGCTCGGACACACGGTCGTGGTCAGCCATCGATTGCAGACATTGGCACGGGGCGGCGACACAGTGCTCAGCGAGGAGACCTATCTGCTCATCAACGACCAGTTTTCTGCAGAAGCCGACGAACCGGTGCAGATTAAGGGTCTCTCGCAAAGCGTCAGGCCCTACCGAATATCGCAAAAACCAGCCTTGCTGCCTTAG
- a CDS encoding D-aminoacylase encodes MSSLRCDILLRHGLLVDGSGAPGTQADLAILDDKIVAMGNLSDWAAGVEYDAASLVICPAFIDVHTHCDLSILHNPCQVSMVYQGIGSVVVGNCGIGGGQVDDSPVFSMEQRWLKPHGVEVDWKGLAGHLKRVEETGIAINYLPLCAHGTLRKQAMEFAQRAPDEGEMLAMKREVADCMEAGAWGFSTGLEYTPGSFAETDELVELTKIAAEGNGYYTSHLKSEGDFLEECVEEAIEICKRAQVPLQLSHHKAEGRKNWGKVNRTLARIEEECANGMDIMADVYPYTAFQTSMMVALLPAWARDGTPEESMRRLIDADARARIIGEMRQADLDYEAASIGSCRTHREWQGKSVAEVARSERKAPEEFVIDFLVEEHGHASVAYFAISEDDVRTVLKHPLVMVGSDAVGYDPFGSMGKERPHPRCYGAFPRVLSTYCREERLLTLEQAVYKMTGMPARRLGLRDRGLLRTGNRADVAIFDAERIQDRSTFTEPHQLSEGIAGLIVNGRWVLRDGELTGARPGAVLRKNG; translated from the coding sequence ATGAGTTCCCTCCGATGCGACATTCTGCTTCGCCATGGCCTTTTGGTCGACGGCAGCGGGGCGCCGGGAACCCAAGCCGACCTGGCGATTTTGGACGACAAGATCGTTGCTATGGGCAATTTGTCCGACTGGGCGGCGGGCGTCGAGTATGACGCCGCGAGCCTTGTAATTTGCCCAGCCTTTATCGATGTGCACACCCATTGCGATCTATCGATCCTGCACAATCCGTGCCAAGTGAGCATGGTTTATCAGGGGATCGGTTCGGTCGTGGTCGGCAATTGCGGCATTGGCGGCGGCCAGGTGGACGATTCGCCGGTCTTTTCAATGGAGCAGCGATGGCTGAAGCCGCACGGCGTCGAGGTCGATTGGAAGGGCTTGGCGGGTCATCTGAAGCGAGTCGAGGAGACCGGCATTGCGATCAACTACTTGCCATTGTGCGCTCATGGCACGTTGCGCAAGCAAGCGATGGAGTTTGCTCAGAGAGCGCCGGACGAGGGCGAGATGCTGGCCATGAAGCGAGAAGTCGCGGATTGCATGGAGGCGGGCGCGTGGGGCTTCTCGACCGGTCTGGAGTACACGCCCGGATCGTTTGCCGAGACGGACGAACTGGTGGAACTGACCAAAATCGCCGCCGAAGGCAACGGCTACTACACCAGCCACCTGAAGAGCGAGGGCGACTTTCTGGAAGAGTGCGTCGAAGAGGCGATCGAAATCTGCAAGCGGGCCCAGGTTCCGCTGCAACTGTCTCATCACAAGGCCGAGGGGCGAAAGAATTGGGGCAAGGTGAATCGCACATTGGCCAGGATCGAGGAGGAATGTGCCAACGGAATGGACATCATGGCCGATGTCTACCCTTACACGGCCTTTCAAACATCGATGATGGTCGCGCTGTTGCCCGCTTGGGCGCGGGACGGCACGCCTGAGGAATCGATGCGGAGACTGATCGATGCCGACGCGCGGGCGAGAATCATCGGCGAGATGCGCCAGGCCGACCTGGACTATGAGGCGGCCTCCATCGGTTCTTGCCGCACGCATCGCGAATGGCAGGGCAAATCCGTCGCCGAAGTCGCTCGATCAGAGCGGAAGGCGCCCGAGGAGTTCGTGATCGACTTTTTGGTCGAAGAGCACGGTCATGCGAGCGTCGCCTACTTCGCAATCTCCGAGGATGACGTTCGCACTGTGCTCAAGCATCCTCTCGTCATGGTGGGATCGGACGCCGTCGGCTACGATCCGTTTGGATCGATGGGCAAAGAACGCCCGCACCCCCGTTGTTATGGCGCGTTCCCCAGGGTCTTGTCAACCTATTGCAGAGAAGAACGCCTGTTGACCTTGGAACAAGCCGTCTATAAGATGACCGGAATGCCCGCTCGGCGGTTAGGCCTTCGGGATCGCGGGCTGCTAAGGACAGGCAATCGGGCCGACGTGGCGATCTTTGATGCCGAGCGGATACAAGATCGCTCGACCTTTACCGAGCCGCATCAACTGTCAGAAGGAATCGCCGGACTGATCGTCAACGGCCGCTGGGTTTTGCGCGACGGCGAGCTGACGGGCGCGCGACCGGGCGCCGTACTGCGAAAGAACGGCTAA
- a CDS encoding pre-peptidase C-terminal domain-containing protein — MGFSKLYLTLAALATISLCGHAVLTEEEPNDGPAQAQTIARGATGWSDFGNFQLGPQDNDLDWFKVQLEAGEQIVLQTDGLSCGDTDTVVAVINPDGTQVVAFNDDGGPGFGSRIEHIVTQSGLYYIAVVGFHDVVGQASVDYYLADHPENGCYRFDILIQEAPPLPIAIELRDGNSLFFIGPNFISGSSIRTGGSGGLGDHKSGALDHMFQHWYWYRATGMSREFAISNFVSADVVSPRETSVFYREPEGIDFDTNWQIREMGQDPDGNFRNYVQITIRAMNRTALPTTLDLFSYSDYDLDITSNDDSAQSPRPNHIQIVDIAIVNKISNSQPFAWQIGQWPAIRNSLADGFVTNLTNGVSPFGPGDFSGAMQQRMALQPGATETTVIYLCLNMGLPGDTNGDACVDDVDLAQVLSLFGLSDQDAGYDLEADFNRDGIIDDTDLAIVLDFFGVGC, encoded by the coding sequence ATGGGCTTTAGCAAACTCTATTTGACGCTGGCAGCCTTAGCAACTATCAGCCTCTGCGGCCATGCGGTATTGACCGAAGAGGAGCCGAACGACGGCCCCGCTCAGGCGCAGACGATCGCCCGAGGAGCGACGGGCTGGTCGGACTTTGGCAACTTTCAGTTGGGCCCCCAGGACAACGACCTCGACTGGTTCAAGGTTCAGTTGGAAGCCGGGGAACAGATCGTGCTGCAGACGGACGGTTTGTCCTGCGGCGATACCGACACGGTAGTGGCCGTCATCAACCCGGACGGCACGCAGGTAGTGGCCTTTAACGACGACGGCGGACCCGGATTTGGCTCGCGCATCGAGCATATCGTTACACAATCTGGACTTTACTACATTGCGGTCGTCGGCTTTCACGACGTGGTCGGACAGGCCAGCGTCGACTACTATCTGGCCGATCATCCCGAAAACGGATGTTATCGATTTGACATTCTGATTCAAGAAGCGCCGCCGCTGCCCATCGCCATCGAGCTTCGGGACGGCAATTCGCTCTTCTTCATCGGCCCTAACTTCATATCCGGCAGCAGCATCCGCACGGGCGGGTCGGGCGGCTTGGGCGATCACAAGTCGGGCGCGCTAGACCACATGTTCCAACATTGGTATTGGTATCGGGCTACCGGCATGAGCCGAGAGTTTGCGATTTCGAACTTTGTGAGCGCCGATGTGGTCTCTCCGAGAGAAACCAGCGTCTTCTATCGCGAGCCAGAGGGCATCGACTTTGACACCAACTGGCAAATCCGAGAGATGGGCCAAGACCCGGACGGCAACTTCAGAAACTACGTCCAGATTACGATTCGGGCTATGAACCGAACTGCGCTCCCCACGACTCTCGATCTTTTCTCCTACTCAGATTACGACCTGGACATCACCTCGAACGACGATTCGGCCCAGTCGCCCAGGCCCAACCACATTCAGATCGTCGATATTGCCATTGTGAACAAGATTTCCAACAGCCAGCCCTTCGCTTGGCAGATCGGTCAATGGCCCGCCATCAGGAACTCTTTGGCCGACGGATTTGTTACGAATCTAACAAACGGCGTCTCTCCATTCGGCCCAGGCGACTTTTCGGGCGCGATGCAGCAGCGGATGGCTTTGCAGCCTGGCGCGACCGAGACGACCGTCATTTATCTATGTTTGAACATGGGGCTGCCCGGCGATACGAACGGGGATGCTTGCGTGGACGATGTTGACTTGGCGCAAGTCTTAAGTTTGTTCGGCCTGTCGGATCAAGATGCAGGGTACGATTTGGAGGCCGACTTCAACCGAGACGGCATCATTGACGACACGGACTTAGCGATTGTGTTAGACTTCTTCGGCGTCGGATGTTAA